A stretch of DNA from Aurantiacibacter atlanticus:
AAATGCCGCACTCGCGCGATGAGCTGTGTAATTAGAACGCCGAGATGCCAGTAATCCCGCGACCAAGTATTAATGCGTGTACGTCGTGAGTGCCTTCATAGGTGTTGACAGTCTCAAGGTTCGCCATGTGGCGCATCACCTGATATTCTTCGGAAATACCGTTGCCGCCGTGCATGTCACGCGCGGCCCGCGCCATCTCGAGCGCCTTGCCGACGTTATTTCGCTTCACCAACGAGATCATTTCGGGTGCGAACCTGCCTTCCTCCATCAGCCGGCCGACGCGCAAGCTGGCCTGCAAGCCGAGCGCAATTTCGCTTACCATGTCTGCAAGTTTGAGCTGATAAAGCTGTTTTGACGCAAGCGGCACACCGAACTGATGCCGATCAAGGCCATATTGGCGGGCGGCGTGATAGCAGAACTCTGCCGCGCCCATGCTGCCCCATGAAATGCCGTATCGTGCCCGGTTGAGACAGCCGAACGGTCCCTTCATTCCCGAGACATTGGGCAAGAGGGCATCGGCGGGAAGTTTGACTTCGTCCATCTGAATCATGCCAGTTGTACTGGCGCGGAGCGAGAGCTTGCCGCCGATCTTTGGCGCCTCTAGCCCTGCCATGCCCTTTTCCAGCACAAAGCCACGCACCTTGTCTTCATGCGCTTCTGACTTTGCCCAAACCACAAAAACATCGGCGAAGGGAGAGTTTGAAATCCAGCTCTTGGCGCCGGTAAGCGAATAGCCATCACCATCCTTGCGGGCGTAAGTCCGCATTCCGCCAGGATCGGAGCCTGCATCGGGTTCAGTAAGGCCGAAGCAACCGATCAGCTTTCCGCTGGCCAGGCCGGGCAGGTATTTCTGGCGCTGTTCATCCGACCCATAGGCATGGATTGGGTGCATCACGAGGCTGGACTGAACGCTGGCCATCGACCGGTAACCACTGTCGACACGCTCAATTTCGCGCGCCACGAGGCCATAGGCGACATAACCCGCGCCAGCACCGCCGAAACGTTCCGGTATGGTCACGCCCAGCAGGCCCGCTTCGCCCATCATCGGAAAAAGTTCAGGCGCGTCTGCGGCGGCTGCGTAATCCGCGATCACCCGCGGTTGCAAAGTGGATTGTGCAAATCCATTCGCCGCATCGCGGATCATGCGCTCTTCTTCATTGAGCTGGCCTTCGAGATCGAAGGCATCGGCCCAGTCAAATGAAACCATATCAGCCATGAAATTAGTCTCCTTTGAAACCGGCCTAGGTTTTCAAGGTCGGCACGGCAAGGACTGAAGTCTGCGTCAGGAGCGAACGCGGACCAGCCCAAGCCATCACTGCCTAGTGCATGGAGCTGTAAGCGTTTTCGATCAGACTGATCAGCTTGTCAGGCGGACAGGGCTTGGCTGCTGCTGCCGCATTGGGATAACGTTCGGCGATATCCTGTTCAGTATAATGACCAGAATGGAATATGATGGGGACCCCAGCTTGCGTGAGCGCATCAGCCAGCGGGAACACCTCCCCGCTCGACGTCATGACATCGAGTATCGCCAGATCGGGCATGCAATCCGCAATCGCGACCATGGCATGATCCTTATCGGCAAATGGGCCTTCGACCCGATAGCCGAGATCTCGCACGGTCTCGGAAAGATCGAGCGCAATGATAAATTCATCTTCGACAACCAGCACGACGGGCTGTTCGGTTTGAAGTTGTGTAGCCATATCCAATCCTTGAAACCCACGAGATTCGGGGTCTTTTCGTGACTAATACGCAAGGATGGAGGTACGGTTCCGGCAACATTACCCGTAAATTCATACTTTGCCGAAGTGTGCTTCATATCCGGTGAGGTCGTTGCTGGCGAGCAAACGGGCCTGTTCTACCCAGTTATCGCGCCGGATGCGCCCCGCAAATCGGCCAAGTTCAGCGTCTATCCGGTCAATATCGGCGTCACTCCAGCTTGCGATCTGCGCAAATGAGTTGACGCCCTGATCATGCAGGATGGCGACAAGTTTGGGCCCCACACCCTTGATCCGCTTGAGGTCGTCTCCTGCGGAGGATGCAGGAGAGGGCGGGCTGTCTTCTGCGTCCGCCATCTCCTTGATTGCTTCGCGCGCGGGGACGGCAGCGCCAGCTTCTGCATCTGCAACGGCAGGCGCTGCAGCGGTTTCATCATGATTGGCAGCCGCCGAAAGCGGGCCGGGGGATGCGGCGCTTTGCGCGACCGGATCGGCATCGATCAGCGCCTGATTGCGTTTCGCGCCCGATTTGCCTGCCTGTGTTGCGGCATCCGGCTGCTCCTCTATTTCTACCTTGGTGCGGCGCGAGGCGTGGAATATCCACCACGCCACGACCACTCCGGTAACCAGCGCAACAAGGATGAGGATCCAGTATTCTTGGAGCAATTCAGGCATTTCGTAGACTCTTTCCTATTCAGGTCAAATCAGTGGCCGCGGCCCCAGACCGCGAAGCCGATGCCGATGCCAATCGCATAGGCGAGCAGCATGAACACGAATATTTCCATCCAAATCGGCATGGCAATCTTTCTACTGCGGGCCAGTGGTTCTGTGCAAGTCCGGCATTAACGCGGAGCAGGTGTGTCGACGGGCGTCGGGCGGATCGGCACTGTCGCGATTACGGAAAATTCGATGCGGCGATTGGCAGGATCGGTGGCTTCCAGCCCTTCGACCGGCATGCGCGAGCCGACGCCCTGGGCGCGCAGTCCATCTTCGGGGATGCCGCGCCTTACCAGCGCGGTGCGCACGGCAGCGGCCCGTTCTGCAGATAAGGCAAGGTTACCCGGTTCCGGACCCGAACGGTCGGTATGGCCGGTGATCTGGATGATTGCGCCAAGACAAGGCCGCAGCGCGGTGGCGACTTCATCAATAAGACCGCGGCTGGCTTCGTCTATACGGGCTGAGCTTTCCTCAAAGCGGATCGTGTGCGCGCGCAACAGGGCCTGCACATCTTCCTGACAATGGAGCGGGCGGAACGCTGCTTCCTGCCCCTCCGCCAGAATGTCACCGTCGGACCAGCGGATACCCCCGACCCCCGGCATGTCCGCAACGGCATGGGCAATTTTCGCTCTTGTGCTTTCATCAAGCGGTTCACCGCCGGTCAGCAGTGGATGCCGGCTTGCAAGACCGCGCGGAGAGATAAAGTGCGCCTGCACATGCCCACCGCCGCCAGCCGTAGCGATCACGGCAGGCGCGTCTTGCGCCAGCCTGTTTGCAAAGGCAGACGCATCGGCATCACCGACGATACGGGCAAGCAGGAAGATTGCGAAAGCGCCAATGACAATGGCGACAAGCGGGCGTCCCAGAAAGTGCATGCGCGGCCCCTAGCGCGACAGGCTACCTTGCGTCGAGTGTTTCTGCATTGGCGCTGTCTGCTAACTTCAATCAGCCCGCTTGCTCTAATGGCTCATCCAATTTTTTCTTGCGGAACAAGACCCTGTCTTCAGCGCCGAAGCCGCGTGTCCAGATGATCCAGCCATAGACGGCAAGAATCGCGGGAACGCCCAATGCAAGTTCGGCCCATTCGGGCAACAGGATGATTAATTGACCCACCAACACTGCCGCTGCTGACGCCCAGACCAGCGCCCATCGCCAATTGTTGATTGAATGGCCAAGGATGCGGCTGAGCATGGAAGCCTTCACCAGCGAGGCAAAGCCTAATGCCAGCATCAAGGAACCCGCGGCAGCCGAAGCACGGTAGTAATCGGCGCGCTGGGTATCGGCGAAATCGATCGTATCGATCGCCATCATGGCTGCAATGGTCAATACGGCCTGAAAAGCAATTGTCCCGACCGACACCCACAGATTGCGCACCCGCGCAACATACACGAGGGCAGCTTCGGAGACGACCGCGGTAGCCGCCACGACTTCGGCGGCGAGCAGAAAGGCAAGTGCTGCCGTGCCAGGCACGAATTCACCATCATCGCCAAACAGCCCCATCAGCGCTTCGCCCGGAATACCCAGCGCGAGCGCTATGCCAGCCTGTGCGGCGACGATCCAGAAACCCACCTGGCAGACCTGTTTGGCAATCGCGGCATAATCTTTTTCCTTGAGCCGGGCGGTAATCACCGGACCCAGTATAGGTTCGAAACTGGTCTTGAGCTTTTGCGGCAGGCTGGCGACCTGCTGCGCCATATAATAGATGCCGACCGCGACGGGACCTGCGAACCAGCCGAGGATCAGCAAATCCACGCGTCGCGTGCCCCATTCGATAGCGTCGGTGACTGCCAGCGGCATGGCACGCACCACCATATGGGCTATCCGTTCAGGACGCGGCGTCCAGCCACGTGGCAATCCATAGCTTTTGAAGAAGGGCACCAGCGCGGTCGCCAATCCGGCATAGATCGATGCGAGATAGGCCATCGCAAGGCCAGCATCGCCGATTGCGGGCACAAACCAGAACGCACCGGCAAGGATAGAGATTGTCCATGGCTCTACCACGGCGCGCGCGCGCACGGTGGTGGCAATGTCATATTTATAGGCCTGTGCAGCCAGCGCGATCTCGGTCAGGGCATAGCCGGGTATCGCAAACACGATCCAGCGATCGAGATCGCTGCTCATGCCATTGGGAAACAGAGGCGCGGGGAAGATGAAGAACAGCGCTGCGGCCAAGCCTGCAAAAATCAATGCCACCAGCATGGAATCAGCGATGAGCGAGGTGGAGGTCGTCTTGCCTTCAGACAATCGCTGGGCCAGCCCGCGCTTTTCACCGATCGAACAGACGAGTGCGGTCAGTTCTACGCCAAGCAGGGCATAGGCATAGATACCGACCGCTTCTGCTCCATAAAGCTGGCCGGCGATGAATAGAAATGGCAGCCGCGCGAGCAGGCGCAGCAGAAAGCCGAACACATTGGTGCGCCCGCCTTTGGCCAGCGCTGCAATATCTTCGCCGGATTCGCCATTGGGCGCGGCAGTCTTGGCAGGGTCACTCAATGCGCGTGGCCTTCTGCCTTGAGCGGGCGCGAAAGCAATTCTGCGACCACGTCGCGCGCACTGCGCCCTTCGAGCAGATGATTGACCGCTTCGGTGATAGGCATCTGCACACCCTGCTTGCGCGCCAGATCACGCAGCACCGGCGCAGTATGCGCGCCCTCTGCCACGGTGCGCTTGTCGGCCAGCGCTTCCTTTGCACTCATGCCTTCGCCCAGCGCCTTGCCGAGCGAGAAATTGCGGCTGGAAGTGGAAGAACAGGTGAGCACCAAATCGCCAAGCCCGCACAGGCCGTTGAGCGTTTCGGGCTGCCCGCCCAATGCCACGCCAAAGCGCAACATTTCGGCAAACCCGCGGGTGATAAGAGCGTTGCGTGCGTTCTGGCCAAGTTCCAGCCCTTCGACCACTCCGCAAGCGATGGCGAGCACATTCTTGACCGCGCCGCCCACCTCTGCACCGACCACGTCGATAGAGTAATAAGGACGAAAATTCTGCCGGGCGATGGCGGGGGCCAGCCGCTCCCACTGCGTCTCGCCGCCACCGCAAGCCAGCGTTACAGCGCAGGGCAGGCCGGCGGCAACTTCATGCGCAAATGTGGGGCCAGAAAGGACAGCGATATCGCTTTGCGGCGCGCAATCATGCGCAACATCATGCATCATGCGCCCACTGCTCGCCTCGATACCTTTTGAACAAAGCACCAGATCGCGCGGGAAATGCTCCAAATTCTTCAACACGCGGCCAAGATACTGCGCAGGCGTGACAAGCAGCAGAATATCGCAGCTGCGCATGTCGGCAAGCTCTCCCGTCGCCTCAATAGAGGAGGCCAGCGTTGCAGATGGCAGATACAGGTGATTGCGATGCGTTGAATTAACGGCGTCGGCAAGGCCATCTTCGAGCGCCCACAGTTTTACGCTGCGCCCGTCACTCGCCAAAGCCTGTGCCAGCGCTGTGCCCCAGGCACCCGCGCCCACCACGCCAATAGAAGCCTGAGTCATGCCTTTACTCCTGCACCGGGTGCGGGTTGCGCATCTGGGTCGAGCGGCCAGCGCGGGCGCGCCTTCAGATCGAGCGGATCGGCGGGGAAACCCGCTGCCAGACGCTCCGCGCCTGCCCATGCGATCATTGCCGCATTATCGGTGCATAGCGGCAAGGGCGGGGCAGTGAAGCGCAGCGCAAAATCACTCGCCAGCCCTCCAAGTCCCCCACGTATCATTTGATTGGCCGCCACGCCGCCCGCTACTGCCAGCGCAGTGACCGGGTCCATCGCATCAAGCGCACGGCGCATTCGGTCTAGAATGCAATCGAGCGCGGCCTGCTGGAAGCTGGCAGCAATATCGGCGTCGGAATATGTCTTGGCCTGATGGGCGCGAAGAACGGCACTTTTCAATCCGGCGAAGCTGAAATGCGGCTCTTCCCGGCCAAGCAGCGGGCGCGGCAGCGGCACAGCGCGCGGATCGCCCTCCATCGCCAGTTTTTCCAACGCGGGGCCTCCGGGATAGCCAAGACCAAGAATCTTTGCGCTCTTGTCAAATGCTTCGCCCAACGCATCGTCAATGGTGGTGGCTATACGCTGGTATTCGCCAACGCCTTCCACGCGCAGGATCTGACAATGTCCTCCGCTTACCAGCAATAGCGCATAGGGAAATGCGAGTTCGGGATCAGCCAGTCGTGGCGACAGGGCGTGTCCTTCAAGATGGTTGATCGCGAGCAGCGGCTTGTCTGATGCCATCGCCAACGCCTTGGCAGTAACAAGGCCCACGATCACGCCGCCGATCAGCCCCGGTCCGGCGGTGGCGGCAATGGCGTCGCAATCGGACAGACTGACATTTGCTTCTGCCAGCACAGTTTCGATCAGTGGAGCAAGTCGCTCTGCATGCGCGCGTGCGGCAATTTCAGGCACAACGCCGCCATAGGGTGCATGCTCCGCCTCTTGACTGGCGATGGCTTGCGCAAGAATTGTCCGCTCGCCCGTTACCAGCGCGGCGGCGGTTTCGTCGCAGGAACTTTCTATACCGAGCACCAGTGTCATGCCGCTTTCCCTTAGCCGACCTGCAAGCTAGAGCAAGCAAACCCTATGCTTGATGAAACCATGACACAGCCCGAACTTCGTCTTGGAACGCGCCGTTCGCCGCTGGCGATGGTGCAGGCTGAGGAGGCGCGCCAGCGCCTTTGCGAGGCGCATGGCTGGCCCCAAAGCGCTGTGGAATTGGTGCCCGTGGTGGCCAGCGGGGACAAGATTCAGGACCGCCCACTGGCCGAAATCGGCGGCAAGGCATTGTGGACAAAGGAATTGGACGTGTGGCTTGCTGAAGGGCGGATCGATGCATCGGTTCATTCGCTCAAAGACGTGGAGACAGTGAGGCCGGAAAGTCTGGTGCTTGCCGCCATACTGCCGCGCGCGGATAAGCGTGACAGGTTGATAGGCGCGCCTTCTATCGCTGACTTGCCGCAGGGCGCAGTGGTGGGGACCAGCGCGCCGCGCCGCGCCGCGCAATTGCTCAACCACCGGCCCGATTGCAGCGTCGTGATGTTCCGCGGCAATGTAGCGTCGCGGCTTGGCAAGCTGGAAGCCGGGGAGGTTGATGCAACTTTTCTTGCTGCAGCGGGGCTTGCTCGTCTTGGGGAGGATGATGTGGGGCATCCGCTCAATGCCGAAGACTGGCTGCCTGCGCCATCACAAGGGGCTATCGCGCTGGAATGCCGCACAGATGATGAACGCACACGCGCATTGCTTGCCCCCCTCGATCACATGCCCAGCCGGGCCGAGGTGTCGGCAGAGCGTGCGCTGTTACTGGCGCTGAACGGCACCTGCCACTCTCCCATCGCTACGCTATGCAGCTATGCCGACAGCAAACTTCATTTGCGCGCAGCGATTTTGAGCGAGGACGGCGCCGATAGGGTGGACGGCGAAGCGCGATTTGCGGCGGAAGACGATGCAGCGCCTGCGCGCCTTGCAGCACAATTGCTGGAACGTGCATCGCCCGCGATCTGCGCAGTGTTTGATCCTGCACCATGATTTTCGCGATCCGGCCCGAACCCGGCCTTCAATCAACCTTGCAGTTGGCGCGTGACATGAACATGGCGATTATCGGCATGCCCTTGTTCGACGTTGTGCCCATTGCCTGGGACGCGCCCGATCCGGCGCAATTCAATGCACTTCTGCTGGGAAGCGCGAATGCGCTGCGCCACGGCGGAGCCACGCTGGAAGCCTTCAATATCCTGCCGGTCTATGCCGTGGGCGAAGCAACAGCACAATACGCACAAGAAGCAGGGTTCACCGTTGCACAAACGGGTGCAGGCGGATTGCAAAGCCTGCTGGATGGGGCCGTTGACGGCACACACTTCTTGCGTCTTGCCGGTGCGGAAAATGTCTCGCTGAACGTGCCAAAGGGCATCACCGCGACGACGCGCATTGTCTATGAATTGCGCGCATTGCCGATCACCGGTAGCGATGAAGTCAGCCTGCGCGCTGCCGATCCGCTCGTTCTATTGCATTCTGCCGCTGCGGCACGGCATTTCGCTTCCGAATGTGATCGTCGCGGGCTGGATAAAAGCCGCATTTCCCTTGCCTGCATCGGTCCGCGTGTGGTGAAGGCAGCGGGTGATGGCTGGGCAGCGTGCAGGGCCGCTCCACAGCCCGATGATATCGGCGTGTTGGCCTTGGCTCGCGACATGTGTCATTAATGTAAAAAGTTGATTTACCGGCGGGGAAAGACCCGGAAACGTCGGTATGTAGAAGGATGGTATGGACCAAGGTTACAACTTCGAGGCAGCAAGCGCAAAACAGCGCAAGCCATCTTTGCGGCCGGTCCTATTTGCGGTTGGTGCCTCTTTCCTGCTTGGCGTTGCCGTGATGTGGCTGCTTGGCAGTGAGACTGGCTTATCCGATCTCGTCAATATTCGCTCCGAAAGTGAGCAGGTGGATGAAGATGTGAACGGCGCAGCCCTGCTGGAAGGTGACGTCATCGAACCAGAACCCACGCCCAGCGAAACGTCTGCCGTTGCTGCCAATGATGCGCGCGAAGCAGTTGAGCAGGTTGAACGTGTTGTGGAACAGCAAGGGGGCCTCGACAGCCGTGTTGCTGCGATGGAACAGCGACTTACAAGACTTGACCTGCAATTGCAGGCTGCTGCCGGGAATGCAGCGCGCGCCGAAGCGCTGCTGATCGTCAATGCCAGCCGCCGAGCTATCGAGCGCGGTGCACCGCTTGGCTATCTGGCTGATCAATTGCGTCTGCGGTTTGGCGAAAATCGGCCAAATGCTGTGCAAACAGTGATCGATGCTGCGCAGGATCCGGTGACGCTCGATCAATTGCTGGCGCAGCTTGAAGGCCTTGCCTCCCAACTTGATGATGCACCCGACGGGGAAGGCGTGTTCACCCGTCTGGGCCGTGAATTATCCGAACTGTTTATCGTGCGCCGCGAGGATACGGCATCGCCCGTTGCCCAGCTGCGAATGGAACGTGCTCGCATGTTCCTGCAAAGCGGGCGCATAGATGCGGCTGTCTCCGAAGTGCGTAATTTGCCCAATGCCATTGTTGCAGAAGACTGGATTGCGGATGCGGAACGTTTCGCCGCCGCGCGCCGCGCGTTGGAAACGCTGGAATCCGCTGCCGTTCTCGATCCGCGTGAATTGCGTGACAGTGACGGGCAGGCGGTTGAACAGGGCAGCCCGGCGGGCAATAGTCGCTAGTAATCATCATTATCCACGAATGCTGAAGTTAACTTCAGCCTTTCAGTAATTCGGGTAATTGCCCGCTCATCCCGCGCGCCTCATCCATGAACCAGCGCTTGAGGATTGGCGCACGCTGAATGCCCGCCATGCCCACCCGCCGTATGACGCTGGAAAGCTTGCCGGGCACGCCGAACAGCCGCGTCAGACTGTCCGTGGCGCCCATGACCATGAGCGAATCGAGCGCGCGCCATTTCTCATACCGGGCCAGCATCTGCGCATCGCCGCGATCAAGACCCAGCCGCTGTCCTTCGGTCAGAACCTCAACCAGCGCACCGACATCGCGCAAGCCAAGGTTCAATCCCTGACCGGCAATCGGATGCATGCCATGCGCGGCATCGCCGATCAGTGCCAGCCGGTGTTTGACAAGCTTTGCCGTATGCTGGAAGCCAAGCGGATAGGACGACCGATGTCCCGCCAGCGCCAATGCGCCAAAAATGCCCTCCATCCGCTTTTCAATCTCGTACAGGAAGGCGCGGTCCGACAGGGCAAGAAAGCCGGCAGCATCCTTTTCCGCCACGGTCCACACCAACGCCGAACGATGGCGACCTTCACCATCATCAAGCAAGGGCAACAGGGCGAAGGGGCCGTCGGGATAGAAAATCTCCCACGCCACACCTTCATGCGGTCTTTCGTGGCAAAGCCCGATGATGATGGCGCGGTGACGGTAATCCCAATGCGCCATGGTGAAGCCCGCTTCTTCGCGCGTGGGTGATCCGCGGCCTTCCGCACCGACCATCAGCTTTGCTTCAAGAACCGTGTCATCCGCCAGGGTGACGGAAACGCCGTGCTCACCGCGATGGCGCTCCATCACATTGGTGCTGCCATGCCATGCAATGAGGGGCTGATCCTTTGCAGCTTCGAACAGGGCAAGGCGCAAGGTCCGATTGGGGAACATGCGGCCCAAGGTGCCTTCATGCGGTTCCGGCTGGAAATCGATACGGCCCGGCTTCATCCCGTCGGTGACAGCGATGTTTTCAATGCGGCAGCCATGCGGTTCCAGCGCGTCTGCCAGACCGATATTCCTGAACAGGTTCCAGCTTGCCGTGGATATGGCCGAAGCGCGCCCGTCAAACCCTTCCGCGGTCAGTTCGGATGGATCGGCACGATCCACCACATGGCTGGAAATGCCCTTTTTTGCCGCGGCAAGGGCCAGCGTCATGCCGACGAGGCCGCCGCCCAGGATCAGGAGTTCTCGCTTGTCCGTCATCACATGCGGTCCTAAGGCTCCCGCTCTATGCAGACAAGCCTGTCCTTTCGTCTCACCTTCCTGCGATATTGCATCGCAGTGGCAATGTTTGCCATTGCACTGCTGGCAGCACCGACCGCTGCGCAGACGCAGAACTATATCGCTGCAGATCTCGTGGCAGAGGGTCAACCGCAGCCGGGAGAGACGCTTACCGTGGCATTGCGCTTTCGCCCGCAGGAAGGCTGGCACGGATATTGGCGCAATCCCGGTGATGCGGGTTTGGGCATGACGCTCGACTGGCAATTACCCGAAGGCTGGCAGGCAGGAGAGCCGCAATATCCCGTGCCAGAAGCGCTGGAACTGATCGGGCTGATGAACCATGTCTATAAAAGGCCCTACGCCGTGCTGGTGCCGATTTCGGTACCAGTCAATGCAGCGGTAACGAACATTTCCCCCATCACCGTCAATGCCGAATGGCTCGCCTGTTCGGA
This window harbors:
- the hemC gene encoding hydroxymethylbilane synthase, which codes for MLDETMTQPELRLGTRRSPLAMVQAEEARQRLCEAHGWPQSAVELVPVVASGDKIQDRPLAEIGGKALWTKELDVWLAEGRIDASVHSLKDVETVRPESLVLAAILPRADKRDRLIGAPSIADLPQGAVVGTSAPRRAAQLLNHRPDCSVVMFRGNVASRLGKLEAGEVDATFLAAAGLARLGEDDVGHPLNAEDWLPAPSQGAIALECRTDDERTRALLAPLDHMPSRAEVSAERALLLALNGTCHSPIATLCSYADSKLHLRAAILSEDGADRVDGEARFAAEDDAAPARLAAQLLERASPAICAVFDPAP
- a CDS encoding response regulator; the protein is MATQLQTEQPVVLVVEDEFIIALDLSETVRDLGYRVEGPFADKDHAMVAIADCMPDLAILDVMTSSGEVFPLADALTQAGVPIIFHSGHYTEQDIAERYPNAAAAAKPCPPDKLISLIENAYSSMH
- a CDS encoding OmpA family protein — encoded protein: MHFLGRPLVAIVIGAFAIFLLARIVGDADASAFANRLAQDAPAVIATAGGGGHVQAHFISPRGLASRHPLLTGGEPLDESTRAKIAHAVADMPGVGGIRWSDGDILAEGQEAAFRPLHCQEDVQALLRAHTIRFEESSARIDEASRGLIDEVATALRPCLGAIIQITGHTDRSGPEPGNLALSAERAAAVRTALVRRGIPEDGLRAQGVGSRMPVEGLEATDPANRRIEFSVIATVPIRPTPVDTPAPR
- a CDS encoding acyl-CoA dehydrogenase yields the protein MADMVSFDWADAFDLEGQLNEEERMIRDAANGFAQSTLQPRVIADYAAAADAPELFPMMGEAGLLGVTIPERFGGAGAGYVAYGLVAREIERVDSGYRSMASVQSSLVMHPIHAYGSDEQRQKYLPGLASGKLIGCFGLTEPDAGSDPGGMRTYARKDGDGYSLTGAKSWISNSPFADVFVVWAKSEAHEDKVRGFVLEKGMAGLEAPKIGGKLSLRASTTGMIQMDEVKLPADALLPNVSGMKGPFGCLNRARYGISWGSMGAAEFCYHAARQYGLDRHQFGVPLASKQLYQLKLADMVSEIALGLQASLRVGRLMEEGRFAPEMISLVKRNNVGKALEMARAARDMHGGNGISEEYQVMRHMANLETVNTYEGTHDVHALILGRGITGISAF
- a CDS encoding NAD(P)H-dependent glycerol-3-phosphate dehydrogenase, producing MTQASIGVVGAGAWGTALAQALASDGRSVKLWALEDGLADAVNSTHRNHLYLPSATLASSIEATGELADMRSCDILLLVTPAQYLGRVLKNLEHFPRDLVLCSKGIEASSGRMMHDVAHDCAPQSDIAVLSGPTFAHEVAAGLPCAVTLACGGGETQWERLAPAIARQNFRPYYSIDVVGAEVGGAVKNVLAIACGVVEGLELGQNARNALITRGFAEMLRFGVALGGQPETLNGLCGLGDLVLTCSSTSSRNFSLGKALGEGMSAKEALADKRTVAEGAHTAPVLRDLARKQGVQMPITEAVNHLLEGRSARDVVAELLSRPLKAEGHAH
- a CDS encoding FAD-dependent monooxygenase, coding for MTDKRELLILGGGLVGMTLALAAAKKGISSHVVDRADPSELTAEGFDGRASAISTASWNLFRNIGLADALEPHGCRIENIAVTDGMKPGRIDFQPEPHEGTLGRMFPNRTLRLALFEAAKDQPLIAWHGSTNVMERHRGEHGVSVTLADDTVLEAKLMVGAEGRGSPTREEAGFTMAHWDYRHRAIIIGLCHERPHEGVAWEIFYPDGPFALLPLLDDGEGRHRSALVWTVAEKDAAGFLALSDRAFLYEIEKRMEGIFGALALAGHRSSYPLGFQHTAKLVKHRLALIGDAAHGMHPIAGQGLNLGLRDVGALVEVLTEGQRLGLDRGDAQMLARYEKWRALDSLMVMGATDSLTRLFGVPGKLSSVIRRVGMAGIQRAPILKRWFMDEARGMSGQLPELLKG
- the tsaD gene encoding tRNA (adenosine(37)-N6)-threonylcarbamoyltransferase complex transferase subunit TsaD produces the protein MTLVLGIESSCDETAAALVTGERTILAQAIASQEAEHAPYGGVVPEIAARAHAERLAPLIETVLAEANVSLSDCDAIAATAGPGLIGGVIVGLVTAKALAMASDKPLLAINHLEGHALSPRLADPELAFPYALLLVSGGHCQILRVEGVGEYQRIATTIDDALGEAFDKSAKILGLGYPGGPALEKLAMEGDPRAVPLPRPLLGREEPHFSFAGLKSAVLRAHQAKTYSDADIAASFQQAALDCILDRMRRALDAMDPVTALAVAGGVAANQMIRGGLGGLASDFALRFTAPPLPLCTDNAAMIAWAGAERLAAGFPADPLDLKARPRWPLDPDAQPAPGAGVKA
- a CDS encoding uroporphyrinogen-III synthase, whose translation is MIFAIRPEPGLQSTLQLARDMNMAIIGMPLFDVVPIAWDAPDPAQFNALLLGSANALRHGGATLEAFNILPVYAVGEATAQYAQEAGFTVAQTGAGGLQSLLDGAVDGTHFLRLAGAENVSLNVPKGITATTRIVYELRALPITGSDEVSLRAADPLVLLHSAAAARHFASECDRRGLDKSRISLACIGPRVVKAAGDGWAACRAAPQPDDIGVLALARDMCH
- a CDS encoding lipopolysaccharide biosynthesis protein, producing MSDPAKTAAPNGESGEDIAALAKGGRTNVFGFLLRLLARLPFLFIAGQLYGAEAVGIYAYALLGVELTALVCSIGEKRGLAQRLSEGKTTSTSLIADSMLVALIFAGLAAALFFIFPAPLFPNGMSSDLDRWIVFAIPGYALTEIALAAQAYKYDIATTVRARAVVEPWTISILAGAFWFVPAIGDAGLAMAYLASIYAGLATALVPFFKSYGLPRGWTPRPERIAHMVVRAMPLAVTDAIEWGTRRVDLLILGWFAGPVAVGIYYMAQQVASLPQKLKTSFEPILGPVITARLKEKDYAAIAKQVCQVGFWIVAAQAGIALALGIPGEALMGLFGDDGEFVPGTAALAFLLAAEVVAATAVVSEAALVYVARVRNLWVSVGTIAFQAVLTIAAMMAIDTIDFADTQRADYYRASAAAGSLMLALGFASLVKASMLSRILGHSINNWRWALVWASAAAVLVGQLIILLPEWAELALGVPAILAVYGWIIWTRGFGAEDRVLFRKKKLDEPLEQAG